AAGAATTAGGTGATATGGATGATGTACCTGATGAGCTTGAACAAATCGCGAAAAAAATTGAAGATGCTCAAATGCCAAAAGAGGCGAAAGAGAAAACACAAGCTGAACTACAAAAGCTCAAAATGATGTCTTCAATGTCAGCTGAAGCAACCGTTGTGCGTAGCTATATTGATTGGATGACAAGTGTACCGTGGAAAAAACGTAGTAAGCTAAAGAAAAATTTAGCGTTAGCTGAAGAAGTTTTAGAAAAAGATCACTATGGCCTTGATAAAGTAAAAGAACGCATTATCGAATATCTTGCCGTTCAACAGCGTGTTAGTCAGTTAAAAGGGCCAATTCTATGTTTAGTAGGGCCTCCCGGTGTTGGTAAAACCTCATTAGGGCAATCAATCGCTAAAGCAACTGGACGTAAGTATGTTCGCATGGCGTTAGGTGGTGTAAGAGATGAAGCTGAAATTCGCGGTCATAGAAGAACATATATTGGTTCATTACCGGGTAAACTGGTTCAGAAAATTGCCAAAGTAGGGGTGAAAAACCCATTATTCTTATTAGACGAAATTGATAAAATGGCGTCAGATATGCGAGGAGATCCATCTTCTGCGCTGTTAGAGGTATTAGATCCTGAGCAAAATACGAGTTTTAATGATCATTATTTAGAAGTGGATTACGACCTTTCAGATGTCATGTTTGTAGCAACGTCTAATAGTATGGATATTCCTGGGCCATTACTTGATCGTATGGAAGTTATTCGTTTGTCTGGTTATACCGAAGATGAAAAGCTTAATATTGCTAAACGTCACTTGTTAACCAAACAAATTAAACGTAATGGCTTAAAAGACAGCGAAATTTCAGTAAAAGATAGCGCAATTATTGGTATTATCCGTTATTACACAAGAGAAGCTGGCGTACGTAGTTTAGAAAGAGAAATTTCTAAACTGTGCCGTAAGGTCGTTAAAACGATTTTGCTAGACAAAAAAGTCAAATCAGTCGAAATTTCACAGGATAACTTGGCTGACTTTCTTGGCGTGCAACGCTTTGATTATGGTAAAGCTGATGATGAGAACCGCGTTGGTTTAGTAACTGGGTTAGCTTGGACCTCTGTAGGTGGTGAGTTGCTTACTATCGAAACCGCTTCAGTACCAGGAAAAGGCAAACTCAGTTATACCGGTTCTCTCGGTGATGTAATGCAAGAATCTATACAAGCAGCGATGACGGTTGTACGTAGTCGTACGGAGGCGCTTCGTATTAATGATGATTTTTACGAGAAGCGTGATATCCACGTGCATGTACCTGAAGGAGCAACACCAAAAGATGGCCCAAGTGCCGGTATTGGTATGTGCACTGCGTTAGTATCAAGTTTAACGGGTAACCCGGTAAAAGCAGATGTAGCGATGACCGGTGAAATTACCCTTCGTGGTGAAGTGTTGCCAATCGGTGGGTTAAAGGAAAAGTTGTTGGCTGCACACCGTGGTGGGATAAAAACGGTAGTGATCCCGAAAGATAACGAACGTGATTTAAAAGAAATTCCAGATAATGTCAAAGCTGACTTAGCAATTCATCCCGTAAAATGGATTGAAGAAGTATTAGCAATCGCGTTGGAAAACCCTATCGAGAAAGTAAAAATCACAGGTTAACA
The Thalassotalea hakodatensis genome window above contains:
- the lon gene encoding endopeptidase La, with the protein product MSEESNPVSKINEVPVLALRDVVVYPQMVIPLFVGREKSIRCLDIAMESDKQVFLVAQKDAAVDDPSENDVFATGTVATILQMLKLPDGTVKVLVEGVRRAEVTEFVETEQYFTANIAYLSAENSDEDSLDVLVRSAISQFEGYVKLNKKIPPEVLTSISGIDDAEQLADTMAAHMPLKLVEKQNVLEIKDVAKRLEHLMALMEGEIDLLQVEKKIRTRVKKQMEKSQREYYLNEQMKAIQKELGDMDDVPDELEQIAKKIEDAQMPKEAKEKTQAELQKLKMMSSMSAEATVVRSYIDWMTSVPWKKRSKLKKNLALAEEVLEKDHYGLDKVKERIIEYLAVQQRVSQLKGPILCLVGPPGVGKTSLGQSIAKATGRKYVRMALGGVRDEAEIRGHRRTYIGSLPGKLVQKIAKVGVKNPLFLLDEIDKMASDMRGDPSSALLEVLDPEQNTSFNDHYLEVDYDLSDVMFVATSNSMDIPGPLLDRMEVIRLSGYTEDEKLNIAKRHLLTKQIKRNGLKDSEISVKDSAIIGIIRYYTREAGVRSLEREISKLCRKVVKTILLDKKVKSVEISQDNLADFLGVQRFDYGKADDENRVGLVTGLAWTSVGGELLTIETASVPGKGKLSYTGSLGDVMQESIQAAMTVVRSRTEALRINDDFYEKRDIHVHVPEGATPKDGPSAGIGMCTALVSSLTGNPVKADVAMTGEITLRGEVLPIGGLKEKLLAAHRGGIKTVVIPKDNERDLKEIPDNVKADLAIHPVKWIEEVLAIALENPIEKVKITG